In one window of Henckelia pumila isolate YLH828 chromosome 1, ASM3356847v2, whole genome shotgun sequence DNA:
- the LOC140873945 gene encoding uracil-DNA glycosylase, mitochondrial gives MLNSFPVIGKLIAPNPKMAASAKTLIDFLQQPAAKRIKTASSSSPPPLVRPFSSLDDAATTSISPDQKLRMDFNKALSRSKRNLKLCSDKVSKAIDAGTRYVELKELLVEDTWLEVLPGELQKPYAKKLCEFVEKEICQGSMPVYPPQHLIFNALNTTPFDQVKAVIIGQDPYHGPGQAMGLSFSVPNGVKVPSSLANIYKEIQQDLGCSIPSNGNLEKWAVQGVLLLNAVLTVRKSQANCHAGKGWEQFTDAVIGAISQKRKGVVFILWGNNAQAKSRLIDETKHYVLKSAHPSGLSANRGFFGCRHFSRTNKILEEMGIPPIDWQL, from the exons ATGCTCAATTCATTCCCGGTGATCGGAAAATTGATTGCACCGAATCCAAAAATGGCAGCTTCTGCGAAAACCCTAATTGATTTTCTTCAGCAACCAGCGGCGAAGCGTATCAAGACAGCCTCCTCCTCCTCACCGCCTCCCCTTGTCCGGCCATTTTCGTCCCTAGACGACGCCGCCACCACCTCCATTTCCCCTGATCAGAAGCTCAGAATGGACTTCAACAAAGCCCTTTCCAGATCCAAGAGAAACCTCAAACTTTGCTCAGATAAAGTCTCCAAAGCTATTGACGCAG GAACGAGGTATGTGGAGCTGAAGGAACTTTTAGTGGAGGACACATGGTTGGAAGTGCTACCAGGGGAGTTGCAGAAGCCTTATGCGAAGAAGCTGTGTGAATTTGTGGAGAAAGAAATTTGCCAAGGCAGCATGCCAGTTTATCCTCCTCAACATCTTATTTTCAATGCACTTAATACAACCCCATTTGACCAGGTTAAAGCTGTTATTATTGGACAG GACCCATATCATGGACCAGGTCAAGCAATGGGTCTTTCTTTCTCAGTGCCGAATGGTGTCAAGGTGCCTTCCAGTCTTGCAAACATATATAAAGAGATTCAACAAGATCTGGGCTGTTCAATTCCATCAAATGGGAACCTGGAAAAGTGGGCCGTGCAG GGTGTTCTCTTGCTAAATGCTGTTCTTACAG TGCGGAAAAGTCAGGCAAATTGTCATGCAGGAAAAGGGTGGGAGCAGTTTACTGATGCTGTTATTGGAGCAATTTCTCAAAAGAGAAAAGGAGTTGTTTTTATTCTTTGGGGAAATAATGCTCAGGCAAAATCTCG GTTGATTGATGAGACAAAGCACTATGTTCTGAAATCAGCTCATCCTTCCGGTTTATCTGCAAACAGAGGCTTCTTTGGATGCAG GCACTTTTCTCGTACAAACAAGATCTTGGAGGAAATGGGAATACCTCCTATAGATTGGCAATTATAG